Proteins encoded together in one candidate division WOR-3 bacterium window:
- a CDS encoding acyl-CoA dehydratase activase yields MVEGFLGIDVGSISTKGVVIDRDYRVRSSRYLRTRGNPINSIRQLLRELGQDVNSGVRILGVGTTGSARRLAGVMVQADVVKNEIIAHAVAAIHFYPDVQTVLEIGGQDSKIIIIRDGIPVDFAMNTVCAAGTGSFLDHQATRLHIPIEEFGTRALRARNRVSIAGRCTVFAESDMIHKAQLGVPTDDILAGLCDAIVRNYLNTVAKGKEIRPRVLFQGGVAANVGVKAAFERALQLEITVPEHFLVMGAIGAAILASEETENKNSKFAGFEIADIAFETRVFECDGCPNRCEVVETLREGEVIDRYGDRCGKWSG; encoded by the coding sequence GTGGTCGAAGGTTTTTTGGGAATTGATGTTGGTTCGATTTCCACCAAAGGGGTAGTGATTGACCGTGATTATCGTGTGCGCAGCAGTCGGTATTTGCGCACCCGGGGCAATCCGATAAACTCAATCCGGCAGTTGTTGCGGGAGTTGGGGCAAGATGTCAATTCGGGGGTGAGAATTCTTGGGGTCGGGACTACCGGTTCTGCCCGACGGCTGGCAGGTGTGATGGTTCAGGCTGATGTTGTAAAGAATGAAATCATCGCGCATGCGGTTGCAGCAATTCATTTTTACCCTGATGTGCAGACCGTTTTAGAGATTGGAGGACAGGATTCTAAAATCATCATTATCCGCGATGGTATTCCGGTTGACTTTGCGATGAACACCGTTTGTGCGGCGGGTACCGGTAGTTTTCTTGACCATCAGGCAACACGGCTCCATATTCCAATTGAAGAGTTTGGTACGAGGGCATTGCGGGCACGAAACCGGGTTTCAATTGCAGGACGTTGTACCGTTTTTGCCGAAAGCGATATGATTCACAAGGCACAGCTGGGTGTTCCAACTGATGATATCCTTGCCGGTTTATGTGATGCCATTGTGCGCAATTATCTTAATACCGTGGCAAAAGGTAAGGAAATTCGGCCGCGGGTGTTATTTCAGGGGGGAGTAGCGGCAAATGTCGGTGTAAAGGCAGCGTTTGAACGGGCTTTACAGCTTGAGATTACCGTCCCGGAACATTTTCTGGTTATGGGGGCGATTGGTGCCGCAATTCTGGCAAGCGAAGAGACCGAGAATAAAAACAGTAAATTTGCCGGTTTTGAAATTGCTGATATTGCATTTGAAACACGCGTTTTTGAATGCGATGGTTGCCCTAATCGTTGTGAAGTCGTTGAAACGCTGCGCGAGGGAGAGGTGATTGATCGATATGGCGACCGATGTGGAAAATGGTCCGGTTGA
- the amrB gene encoding AmmeMemoRadiSam system protein B, giving the protein MVREPAVAGQFYPAEKKRLESLIDSMLARVQPASLPGRIVGIQVPHAGIEFSGPTAAKAYRLLQGMDSLTVIMLGPSHRVDFKGAAVFDKGIWRTPLGDVVVDEEMASELLKEDKFFVRLPTAHFQEHSLEVQLIFLQRVLQNFKIVPIMLLFPSYEECERVGKALAKVAKCKNVLLLASSDLYHGYSYNEAKSSDSLTLELMEKFEPKAFYQAVQESYFKDKPVACGGYPIVAMMIAARDLGADKVVILGRTNSNEVLNQRGGYCVGYSAVAFVQTKEKAKIDEQQLNNSSENELTPEERKSLLTIARATIEEYIRTGNRPKVTPLTDRLRSKQGVFVTLHKHGELRGCIGYVEGVKPLYLAVQDMAISAATEDPRFPPVTASELKDIDIEITVLSPLRKIDSPDSVIVGKHGLVIRRGFYSGLLLPQVPVEQKWNREQFLAHTCLKAGLPPDAYKDPKSELYVFTGEVFGERDY; this is encoded by the coding sequence ATGGTTCGAGAACCAGCAGTCGCCGGACAGTTTTATCCGGCAGAAAAGAAAAGGCTGGAGTCGCTAATTGATTCGATGCTTGCCCGAGTTCAGCCGGCTTCATTACCGGGCAGAATTGTTGGAATTCAGGTTCCCCATGCCGGTATCGAATTCTCCGGTCCAACAGCGGCTAAAGCCTACAGATTGCTGCAGGGCATGGATTCCCTTACCGTTATAATGCTTGGACCGAGCCATCGCGTTGATTTTAAAGGGGCAGCGGTGTTTGATAAAGGAATATGGCGGACCCCGCTGGGAGATGTTGTCGTTGACGAGGAAATGGCGAGTGAATTGCTTAAGGAAGATAAATTTTTTGTCCGACTTCCAACAGCTCATTTTCAAGAACATTCCCTTGAGGTGCAACTGATTTTTCTCCAGCGGGTTTTACAGAACTTTAAGATTGTTCCGATAATGTTGCTCTTCCCCAGTTATGAAGAGTGCGAGCGGGTAGGCAAGGCGCTAGCAAAGGTTGCAAAGTGTAAAAATGTTCTACTGCTGGCTTCTTCAGACCTTTATCATGGTTACTCTTACAATGAAGCCAAGTCCTCAGATTCATTGACCCTTGAACTGATGGAAAAGTTTGAGCCCAAAGCGTTTTATCAGGCGGTTCAGGAGTCCTATTTTAAGGACAAACCAGTCGCGTGTGGCGGCTATCCGATTGTCGCAATGATGATCGCGGCACGGGACCTGGGTGCCGATAAAGTGGTGATATTGGGCAGGACTAATTCGAATGAGGTTTTAAATCAGCGTGGTGGCTATTGTGTTGGTTACAGTGCGGTGGCATTTGTTCAAACAAAGGAAAAGGCAAAAATCGATGAACAGCAGTTAAATAATAGTAGTGAGAACGAGTTAACCCCGGAGGAGCGAAAGAGCCTTTTGACAATTGCCCGGGCGACGATTGAGGAATATATACGCACTGGGAACCGACCTAAGGTGACGCCGTTAACTGACCGGTTACGAAGTAAGCAGGGAGTGTTTGTTACTCTTCACAAACATGGAGAACTACGAGGATGCATTGGTTATGTTGAAGGGGTTAAACCGCTTTATCTCGCGGTTCAGGATATGGCGATTAGCGCGGCAACTGAAGACCCGCGATTTCCACCTGTTACTGCTTCAGAGCTAAAGGATATTGATATTGAAATCACCGTGCTTTCACCTTTAAGAAAAATCGACAGCCCTGATTCGGTTATTGTTGGAAAGCACGGATTGGTAATTCGGAGAGGTTTCTACTCCGGTCTGCTTCTACCTCAAGTACCAGTAGAACAGAAATGGAATCGAGAGCAGTTTCTGGCGCACACTTGTCTAAAAGCGGGTTTACCGCCCGATGCTTATAAGGACCCGAAATCAGAACTTTATGTTTTTACCGGTGAGGTTTTCGGCGAAAGGGATTATTGA
- a CDS encoding protein-L-isoaspartate(D-aspartate) O-methyltransferase: protein MVEEQIVARGVRDKRVLEAMRKVPRHLFVPEGFVHQAYDDNPLPIGQGQTISQPYIVAAMSEALQVEKNHRVLEIGTGSGYQTAILAELAQMVWTVEIIEELSIRARQVLNRLDYRNIRFRIGDGNMGWPEFAPYDRIIVTAAAENFPYKLTEQLVEGGRIVVPVGYSGGQTLILGVKHGKRVVQRPLMDVVFVPLVRGKPK from the coding sequence ATGGTTGAGGAACAGATTGTTGCCCGAGGGGTAAGGGATAAACGGGTGTTGGAAGCGATGCGAAAGGTGCCGCGACACCTTTTTGTTCCGGAAGGATTTGTTCATCAAGCCTACGATGACAATCCATTACCTATTGGTCAGGGACAAACCATTTCTCAACCCTATATTGTGGCAGCGATGAGCGAAGCGCTTCAGGTTGAGAAAAACCATCGGGTACTGGAAATCGGTACCGGATCAGGATATCAGACCGCAATACTTGCTGAACTTGCCCAGATGGTATGGACGGTAGAAATCATCGAAGAACTATCGATTCGGGCGCGGCAGGTGCTCAACCGACTTGACTATCGGAACATCCGTTTTCGGATCGGGGATGGCAATATGGGTTGGCCCGAATTTGCTCCTTATGACCGCATAATTGTGACTGCGGCGGCTGAAAACTTTCCTTACAAATTGACTGAACAGTTGGTGGAAGGTGGTCGAATAGTTGTGCCGGTTGGGTATTCAGGTGGTCAGACGCTTATTCTTGGTGTTAAACATGGCAAGCGAGTTGTTCAGCGGCCCTTAATGGATGTTGTTTTTGTACCGCTGGTGCGAGGCAAACCCAAATGA